A section of the Bombus huntii isolate Logan2020A chromosome 5, iyBomHunt1.1, whole genome shotgun sequence genome encodes:
- the LOC126865863 gene encoding odorant receptor 22c-like: MVCFICAPQTFNLSIIAGDSDLVIENLSTNITITISLMKTMAVWMKGKHIHLSYSNCYTKRSIKTYSISHILLLQALKSLLRCMANDWDTVTNNADREKMVNIARITKKITIRSILLANIVIVAFLPARLSSMLYNDKELFYRGYYPYNTTISPNFELTLIGQLMAALYAAITYTTVDTFVVLLIFHACGQLSILRDDLRKIHSYHNKNVEIKLQQIVQKHVYINRFAETIEKSFNMMLLFQMLGCTTQLCSQTYQVLMSLGEEAIEHMILQITFLLIYVIYVMLQLLLYCYMGEKLTVESTEIANTAYNAEWYNLPPKNARWLVIIMCRARSSPLQITAGRFCCFTLVLYSQVLKTSMGYVSVLLAMKNK, translated from the exons ATGGTGTGCTTCATTTGTGCTCCACAAACTTTTAATCTTTCGATAATTGCGGGTGACTCTGATCTGGTGATCGAGAATCTATCGACTAACATTACTATCACGATTTCTCTTATGAAGACTATGGCTGTGTGGATGAAAGGCAAAC ACATTCATTTATCTTATTCTAATTGTTACACAAAAAGATCCATCAAGACGTATTCTATTAGCCATATTCTTCTGTTGCAAGCATTAAAGTCTTTGCTGAGATGCATGGCGAATGACTGGGATACAGTGACGAACAATGCCGACCGAGAAAAGATGGTGAACATCGCGAGGATCACTAAAAAGATTACGATAAGAAGCATACTGCTGGCCAACATCGTAATTGTAGCTTTTTTACCCGCTCGATTGTCTAGCATGCTATACAACGACAAAGAACTGTTTTACCGTGGTTATTACCCCTACAATACTACGATCAGTCCAAATTTCGAATTGACACTAATCGGTCAATTGATGGCTGCTCTTTATGCagccataacctatacaaCGGTAGATACTTTTGTCGTCTTGTTGATTTTTCATGCCTGTGGACAACTTTCGATTCTGAGAGACGATCTAAGGAAGATTCATTCGTATCATAacaaaaatgtagaaataaaattacagcAGATCGTGCAAAAGCATGTATATATTAATAG GTTCGCGGAAACGATAGAGAAATCTTTCAACATGATGCTTCTGTTTCAAATGCTCGGTTGCACCACTCAGCTATGTTCTCAGACTTATCAAGTTCTTATG tcACTTGGAGAGGAAGCAATAGAACATATGATTTTGCAAATTACGTTCCTGTTGATATACGTAATTTACGTGATGTTGCAATTGCTCTTATATTGTTACATGGGAGAAAAGCTAACTGTCGAG AGTACAGAAATTGCCAACACTGCGTACAATGCCGAATGGTACAATTTACCTCCCAAGAATGCAAGATGGCTTGTAATTATCATGTGCCGTGCCAGGTCTTCACCCTTACAAATTACAGCTGGCAGATTTTGTTGCTTTACTTTAGTGCTATACTCTCAG GTCTTAAAAACCTCGATGGGGTATGTATCCGTTCTACTcgcaatgaaaaataaataa
- the LOC126866092 gene encoding uncharacterized protein LOC126866092, with amino-acid sequence MDRFKVTFILALMTLAIIHISTADLPKPSYARTMLKVSRSLPGETEELKVRTSEGNVATLIVKRRDKSYPEQQTANEPAKTLQDPENPNPRLTNENATSSDVSESIKTEPKTKEDIRRLEEAQIEQLRAKLSDSDSQSGFSKLENVSANEETNIGEKIRPVREQNIDYGSWTPLGTDGRAVQLQESTTEEYLSWKPLQSDLKTTTEERTNYARFDPAFPAGGLLLPRHFQDRSERKLQLADQSEEKTRYTFLPHQIRSSRTNIGANASKNRDGKNVPPEVIVRSEINVKSNPKRSPMTLDRDGTPVIHGKRVPDEPIDKIQTWRNARVINNKLIHDATSTDNLETSSSFYPAENAVERQRFERFFKNVNRRYGKDYEEEGRNVFFEWDPKNYKNEALKAEVYEARTDNYRSNSHKRMLHPDGVSIYPVSQLYTPESQKIAPVALKPGARAPVLQYAHPELGVQPAKILKNEKRRPDNFPENQYSFTEQRQKKKYVLNDKNIVDTYTTKNYYPNQHFYGLKRPNDAPFWVKISENLKNQFSNGVEKVSQFTRPVIDPLVEATHKISQNLGLSNGKEAEDKVGTVASGSSILIPALGLVASGAALGIGAVAVGRYLDVDVLKRSNEALGSEVEYQRALDASQLATQPLLREADRQNNGGDSEQVDKYSGTVYFLENVTPNEELKVDRDGGNSNNRNGVLLIVEGNGKVENQETKPEMEENKQATGYSRRKRSLDYLDIFQAEGNLKNLIRNKRLQRKGPDSISEIVEIDLPSREGSIDVTEFLIPNRKANDRSNSKKNNEDSAILIIEDGSTPLDFLQKNLANDVSDKNDLVSLERVVEGSVSDEKESVDGRGERRRRRSIESDQELEDALQNLENAEVAEVAHIDGDWTNTPCAKRIFCDAMIERGADAVILMEKKMAGLLGLIQPGAAVQVSSHFQQVMDAVRRHDCSSFLCPQARPGNVFF; translated from the exons ATGGACAGATTTAAG GTGACGTTCATTCTGGCGTTGATGACACTAGCCATCATCCACATCAGCACGGCTGATCTACCGAAACCCAGCTACGCTAGAACGATGCTGAAAGTATCACGAAGCCTTCCAGGCGAAACAGAGGAGCTGAAAGTACGAACGAGCGAAGGGAACGTGGCAACTTTGATCGTGAAACGTCGAGACAAATCCTACCCCGAACAACAAACAGCGAACGAGCCTGCTAAAACTCTTCAAGATCCTGAAAATCCTAATCCTCGACTAACCAACGAGAACGCCACATCGTCGGACGTATCTGAATCGATAAAAACCGAACCAAAGACCAAAGAGGACATCAGAAGATTGGAAGAGGCTCAAATAGAGCAACTCAGAGCGAAACTGTCAGACTCTGACAGCCAAAGTGGCTTCTCCAAACTTGAGAACGTATCCGCGAACGAGGAGACGAACATCGGTGAAAAGATTCGACCAGTCAGAGAACAGAACATCGATTACGGAAGCTGGACTCCTCTGGGTACCGATGGAAGGGCTGTTCAGCTTCAGGAATCGACGACGGAGGAATATCTGAGCTGGAAACCTCTTCAAAGTGATTTGAAGACGACTACCGAAGAAAGGACCAATTACGCCAGATTCGATCCAGCGTTTCCTGCAGGTGGACTACTTCTGCCGCGACATTTTCAGGACAGATCGGAGAGGAAACTGCAGTTGGCCGACCAGAGCGAGGAAAAGACTCGCTACACGTTTTTGCCTCATCAGATACGATCTTCGAGAACGAATATCGGAGCAAACGCGTCCAAGAACAGAGATGGCAAGAACGTGCCGCCAGAAGTAATCGTCAGGTCGGAGATAAACGTGAAATCAAATCCAAAGAGGTCACCTATGACGCTGGATAGGGATGGTACCCCTGTGATTCATGGCAAGCGGGTTCCCGACGAACCTATCGATAAGATTCAAACGTGGCGCAACGCACGAGTGATTAACAATAAATTGATACACGATGCAACATCTACGGACAACCTGGAAACCTCTTCGAGTTTTTATCCGGCGGAGAATGCTGTGGAGAGGCAGAGGTTCGAGAGATTCTTCAAGAACGTTAACAGGAG ATACGGCAAAGACTACGAAGAGGAAGGGAGAAACGTGTTCTTCGAGTGGGATCCAAAGAACTACAAGAACGAAGCGTTGAAAGCAGAGGTCTACGAAGCAAGAACAGACAATTACCGAAGCAACTCTCACAAAAGGATGCTACACCCTGACGGCGTGTCGATCTATCCAGTTTCGCAGCTCTACACCCCGGAAAGTCAAAAGATCGCGCCAGTCGCCTTGAAGCCTGGCGCCAGGGCACCGGTCCTTCAATACGCTCATCCAGAATTGGGCGTGCAGCCTGCAAAGATCCTaaaaaacgagaaaagaagGCCGGACAATTTCCCGGAGAACCAATACTCCTTTACCGAACAAAGACAGAAGAAGAAGTACGTCTTAAACGACAAGAACATCGTGGACACTTACACGACGAAGAATTATTACCCTAATCAGCATTTCTATGGTCTGAAGAGACCGAACGACGCCCCATTTTGGGTGAAAATCTCGGAGAACCTGAAAAATCAATTCTCCAATGGCGTGGAGAAGGTTTCGCAATTTACTCGACCAGTGATCGATCCTCTGGTGGAAGCTACGCATAAAATTTCACAGAATTTAGGTCTTTCGAACGGCAAAGAGGCTGAAGACAAGGTCGGCACTGTTGCTTCCGGTAGCAGTATCCTGATTCCAGCTCTGGGACTCGTGGCATCAGGAGCTGCTCTCGGAATCGGTGCTGTCGCTGTTGGAAGATACCTAGACGTTGATGTTTTAAAGAGATCTAACGAAGCTCTAGGCAGCGAGGTGGAATATCAACGAGCTTTGGACGCTAGTCAGCTAGCTACTCAGCCTTTGTTGAGAGAAGCGGATCGACAGAATAATGGCGGAGACTCGGAGCAGGTAGACAAATATAGCGGAACCGTGTACTTCCTCGAGAACGTAACACCGAACGAAGAATTGAAAGTTGATCGCGATGGTGGAAATTCAAATAATCGGAACGGAGTTTTGTTGATCGTGGAGGGAAATGGGAAAGTAGAGAACCAAGAGACTAAGCCGGAAATGGAGGAGAACAAGCAGGCGACGGGATACTCGAGAAGGAAACGAAGTCTCGATTATTTGGACATTTTCCAAGCGGAAGGGAATTTAAAGAACTTAATCAGAAATAAACGTTTGCAACGAAAGGGACCCGATTCGATCAGCGAGATCGTAGAGATCGATCTTCCTTCTCGCGAAGGTAGCATTGACGTCACGGAGTTTCTTATTCCAAATAGAAAAGCGAACGACCGAAGTAATTCGAAAAAGAACAACGAGGATTCTGCTATTTTGATAATCGAGGATGGCTCCACGCCTTTGGACTTCCTCCAGAAAAATCTGGCTAACGATGTGTCTGATAAAAATGATTTGGTCAGCTTGGAGAGGGTCGTAGAAGGTTCTGTGAGCGACGAAAAAGAGTCTGTAGACGGAAGGGGCGAAAgacgaaggagaagaagcATCGAAAGCGATCAGGAACTGGAAGACGCACTTCAGAATCTGGAGAACGCAGAGGTTGCTGAGGTAGCTCATATCGATGGTGACTGGACCAACACACCCTGTGCCAAAAGGATATTCTGCGACGCTATGATCGAAAGGGGCGCAGATGCGGTTATTTTGATGGAGAAAAAAATGGCTGGTCTTTTAGGCTT AATTCAGCCGGGAGCAGCTGTCCAAGTGTCCAGCCACTTCCAGCAGGTCATGGACGCGGTACGAAGACACGATTGTTCGAGCTTTCTGTGTCCCCAGGCCAGGCCAGGAAACGTTTTCTTctaa
- the LOC126866105 gene encoding odorant receptor 4-like — protein MDTQRDRDIDLNNVYAWNYNLLKFMGIWPEERKWNRSSSYLVLLPFLTMMCFACGPQTINLSIIAADSDLVIENLSNNITFMVSIMKTLTVWINGIPLKSLLGYMANDWDAVTNNIERKTMVNTARITRKITIGSTLMVNIVILAFVPARLSSMKNNDIALFLRGYYPYNTSISPNFELTMIAQYVAAIYAANTYTTVDALVVLLIFHVCGQLSILRQDLGKIDSHDKKNIEMKMQKIVEKHEYINRFAGRIENSFNMMLLFQMLSCTIQICSQFYQVIMSLGENTMEHMILQISFLLIYVAYVMLQLFLYCYMGEKLAAESTEIANTAYNTKWYDLPPKNARGLVIIMCRARSSPLQITAGRFCSFTFALYCQVLKTSMGYVSVLHAMKNQ, from the exons ATGGATACCCAACGAg ATAGAGATATAGATTTAAACAATGTGTACGCTTGGAATTACAACCTGCTGAAGTTTATGGGTATCTGGCCGGAAGAGAGGAAATGGAACCGATCTTCCAGTTACCTCGTTCTTTTACCATTTCTCACGATGATGTGCTTCGCATGTGGTCCACAAACTAttaatctttcgataatcgcGGCTGACTCTGATCTGGTGATTGAGAATCTATCGAATAACATTACCTTCATGGTTTCGATTATGAAGACTTTGACCGTTTGGATCAACGGCATAC CGTTAAAGTCTCTGCTAGGATATATGGCCAATGACTGGGACGCAGTGACGAAtaatatcgaacgaaaaaCAATGGTGAATACCGCGAGGATCACTAGAAAGATTACAATAGGAAGCACATTGATGGTCAACATCGTAATTCTCGCTTTTGTGCCTGCACGATTGTCTAGCATGAAAAACAACGACATTGCATTATTCCTTCGTGGCTATTACCCATACAACACTAGCATCAGTCCAAATTTCGAATTGACGATGATCGCTCAATACGTGGCTGCCATTTATGCTGCAAATACGTACACAACTGTAGATGCTCTCGTTGTCCTGCTGATTTTTCACGTCTGCGGACAGCTTTCGATTTTGAGGCAAGATTTAGGGAAGATTGATTCGCacgataagaaaaatatagaaatgaaGATGCAGAAGATTGTCGAAAAgcatgaatatataaatag GTTCGCGGGAAGGATAGAGAATTCCTTTAACATGATGCTTCTGTTTCAAATGCTGAGTTGCACCATTCAGATATGTTCTCAGTTTTACCAAGTTATTATG TCGTTAGGAGAGAATACAATGGAACACATGATTTTGCAAATTTCGTTCCTATTGATATACGTAGCTTACGTGATGTTGCAACTGTTCCTATATTGTTACATGGGAGAAAAACTAGCAGCCGAG AGTACAGAAATAGCTAACACAGCCTATAATACCAAGTGGTACGATTTACCTCCCAAGAATGCAAGAGggcttgtaattattatgtgtCGTGCCAGATCTTCACCCTTACAAATTACAGCAGGCAGATTTTGTTCCTTTACTTTTGCACTTTACTGTCAG GTCTTAAAAACATCGATGGGGTATGTTTCTGTTCTACACGCAATGAAAAATCAATAA
- the LOC126865862 gene encoding uncharacterized protein LOC126865862, which yields MDRQVITTKLLFLILLLFASSVRAKDHARSSSLTPNEAVKPVEEFVEESSTEDQFSLESATTTESATTVQTYQKLTLSINARKNISREFRPSVHLGVVSNVPFNAVHHFNFDNGVDPASYHQHLKDFQIVFQPTAKTLQTLQAGNQGNSYQNLFETVVAPTEESKKDGTTQNGYVKFQDDGLDAVRVEYDDSSKDQAFHQQFSHSVTENMGAQYDSTDQQIFQNLEKPVFDQQTSTVWGKPSKFQAESEKHEGSFSKPELNADPLKMSHYTGFYDHQNQQQSNLKSFELFRKPSNGVVYVQESSFLTTRKYPYPIYQPHRGYHQVDFINDERPSYPVKKRVSSWKKIFHLIGAILPLGLLIAALTPNVVKVDNTTQPNIVLSKWRVADLPAEHKHARYTDPFNDCEERSICDMILAGGDAGSTVLQNILWNLATRTSTTMAKESGLHDVFEAVKKKDCTNVLC from the exons ATGGACCGGCAGGTTATTACGACGAAACTGTTATTCCTCATCTTGTTGCTATTCGCAAGCTCAGTCCGCGCCAAAGATCACGCAAGATCGAGCAGCCTAACTCCAAACGAGGCGGTGAAGCCAGTGGAAGAATTCGTCGAGGAGTCCTCCACCGAAGACCAATTTTCGTTGGAATCCGCGACGACCACAGAGTCCGCCACAACTGTACAGACCTACCAGAAGCTGACACTGTCCATCAATGCCAGGAAAAACATTTCCAGAGAATTCAGACCCAGTGTACATCTAGGTGTGGTATC TAATGTTCCCTTCAACGCTGTTCATCATTTCAACTTCGACAATGGAGTGGATCCTGCCTCGTATCACCAACATTTAAAAGATTTCCAAATAGTCTTCCAGCCTACGGCGAAGACTCTGCAAACTCTTCAGGCTGGTAATCAAGGGAATTCTTACCagaatttattcgaaactGTCGTTGCACCAACTGAAGAGAGTAAGAAAGATGGGACGACGCAGAATGGTTACGTCAAATTTCAAGACGATGGGTTGGACGCTGTCAGAGTCGAATACGACGACTCTTCGAAGGATCAAGCTTTCCATCAACAGTTCTCTCATTCGGTTACGGAAAATATGGGGGCGCAGTACGATTCCACGGACCAACAAATCTTCCAGAATTTAGAGAAGCCTGTTTTCGATCAGCAAACGTCCACCGTTTGGGGAAAACCGTCAAAATTTCAGGCTGAAAGTGAGAAACACGAGGGAAGCTTTTCAAAACCGGAACTGAACGCTGATCCTTTAAAGATGTCACATTATACTGGATTTTACGATCATCAGAATCAGCAACAGTCAAATCTGAAAAGTTTCGAGTTATTCAGGAAGCCGAGTAACGGGGTGGTCTATGTCCAGGAGTCGTCGTTTCTCACAACTAGGAAGTATCCTTATCCTATCTATCAGCCACACCGTGGATATCATCAGGTTGATTTTATCAACGACGAACGTCCGTCTTATCCTGTTAAGAAAAG AGTGTCCTCCTGGAAAAAGATCTTCCATTTGATCGGCGCTATTCTGCCTCTCGGTCTGCTCATAGCTGCTCTGACTCCAAATGTCGTAAAGGTCGACAACACTAC CCAGCCTAACATCGTTTTGTCCAAGTGGAGGGTCGCTGACCTTCCAGCGGAACATAAACACGCGAGATACACGGATCCCTTCAACGACTGCGAGGAAAGATCCATTTGTGATATGATCTTGGCTGGCGGTGACGCTGGATCCACCGTGTTGCAGAACATTTTATGGAACCTGGCGACAAG aACATCGACAACAATGGCGAAAGAAAGCGGGCTTCACGATGTTTTCGAGGCGGTGAAGAAAAAGGATTGTACCAACGTCCTTTgttaa
- the LOC126866098 gene encoding uncharacterized protein LOC126866098 isoform X2 encodes MAARGAICLLLLVTLTLRGSQCSARYVAKVKTNASELFRTRGESLRVLDGPIAATRSPLHQEAKSVFQNSNQRMIKDFPRSEDESINGFETSTFNPDVLNKFLEEYASKIKSSTDKYQRYPFRIVKPAEALSLEVDDQTTTQSTNTSYDQNIKDEEDTINSTSTEDGLSATLNDTLKRNKYYGANSHEDRNGWVTLEAIPWSKSKISKWQATPSTQRPWPEVKPWDKPSIGKPWASDYSVRPIYENNKPWYEKPKPTWPENTNEKPWQKPTTRPAYYTEKPEETQAQKWPPERPSWNNYSDRPNSDIITDNRPANFPSNWNRPQPTKPSYQYLDRYADKNQGEESNDWHDFPTRFDDRLRPPTERPGFSQYQYVNNHPQSYPGNGDGQWVLLSTNRGYSKSRQRSMKIDSIGQVQNVTKSVDRKEEEPDPAIAVVTSKRQVDGVTVDQRHKYDNIARRSSGSGKDLQERGPEPKRVRNGEANGTDDSKEETYQKHVRKSSI; translated from the exons ATGGCAGCGAGAGGAGCGATCTGCCTGCTGCTGCTGGTGACATTGACCCTGAGGGGCTCGCAGTGCAGCGCGAGATACGTCGCGAAAGTGAAGACAAACGCATCAGAGCTCTTCAGGACGAGGGGGGAAAGTCTGAGGGTACTCGACGGACCGATCGCGGCCACGCGAAGTCCATTACACCAGGAGGCAAAGTCTGTCTTTCAGAACAGCAATCAAAGGATGATCAAGGACTTCCCCAGGAGCGAGGACGAGTCGATTAACGGATTTGAGACGTCCACCTTCAATCCGGACGTGTTGAACAAGTTCCTGGAGGAGTACGCGAGTAAGATCAAGAGCAGCACGGACAAGTATCAAAGATATCCGTTCAGGATCGTGAAACCTGCCGAAGCTCTGTCCCTTGAGGTGGATGATCAAACTACTACACAGTCGACTAATACGAGTTACGATCAAAATATTAAGGACGAGGAGGATACTATAAATTCTACGTCCACTGAAGACGGG TTAAGCGCGACGTTGAACGACACCTTGAAGAGGAACAAGTATTACGGAGCGAATTCGCACGAAGATAGAAATGGTTGGGTTACCTTGGAGGCAATACCATGGTCGAAAAGCAAAATTTCTAAATGGCAAGCGACTCCAAGTACGCAGCGGCCCTGGCCGGAAGTGAAACCATGGGACAAACCGAGCATTGGGAAACCTTGGGCCTCGGATTACTCTGTCAGGCCAATCTACGAGAACAATAAGCCATG GTATGAAAAGCCAAAACCAACTTGGCCAGAGAACACCAACGAGAAACCATGGCAAAAGCCTACAACTCGTCCTGCTTACTATACCGAAAAGCCTGAAGAAACTCAGGCTCAAAAGTGGCCCCCTGAGAGGCCGTCTTGGAACAATTATTCTGACCGTCCAAATAGCGACATAATTACCGACAATCGTCCAGCCAATTTCCCAAGTAACTGGAACAGACCTCAACCAACGAAACCGAGTTATCAATATTTGGATAGATACGCTGATAAAAACCAAGGAGAAGAGAGTAACGATTGGCATGATTTTCCAACGAGATTCGACGATCGTCTGCGGCCTCCCACGGAGAGACCAGGATTCTCTCAGTATCAATATGTAAACAATCATCCACAGAGCTATCCCGGAAACGGGGATGGGCAATGGGTATTGCTGTCGACGAACAGAGGCTACTCCAAGTCCAGACAAAGGTCGATGAAGATAGATTCGATAGGTCAAGTACAGAACGTTACTAAGAGCGTGGatagaaaagaggaagaaCCTGATCCAGCGATCGCCGTGGTCACGTCGAAGAGACAG GTTGACGGTGTTACCGTCGATCAACGGCACAAATACGACAACATCGCACGGAGGTCTTCTGGAAGTGGAAAAGACCTTCAAGAGCGTGGACCAGAGCCGAAGAGAGTACGAAATGGAGAGGCAAACGGTACCGATGATTCTA